The Syntrophorhabdaceae bacterium sequence AGATCGTCGAGGCCTGTGTACAGAACTTTGGTTCAATCCACATCATAGCGAACAATGCAGGCATTTCAAAACCCGCGATGCTCCACAAGATGTCCGTTGAAGTATGGGATGAGGTCGTCAATGTCCAGATGAGAGGCCCCTGGCTGACCGTTAAAGCAGCCTCAAAGTATTTCATGGAACAGAATTATGGGCGGATCATTAATGTTACCTCTGTTGCGGGCATTGTCGGGACCATCGGACAGATCAACTACAGCGCCGCAAAGGGAGGCATCGTGTCAATGACAAAATCCATGGCGCGGGAGCTCGCGAAGTTCAACGTTACGGCAAATGTTATCTCCCTTGGTATCGTTACGACAGACATGACAGAGAAGATATCCACAGACGAGAAACTGAAAGAGATCTATGTACGCAGGATTCTCCTCGGCAGATATGCTGAACCGGAAGATGTAGCACCGGCCTTTGTATTTTTTGCATCAGACGACTCACGCTACGTAACAGGGCAGCTTTTGTGCGTAGACGGCGGTTATGGTATGACGTAAAGGATAGAGGAGGTGATACTCTTTTCATTTCAAATATATAAGGAGGTGTTGTAATGGCTGATG is a genomic window containing:
- a CDS encoding 3-oxoacyl-ACP reductase FabG encodes the protein MKLEGKNAVVTGGGRGVGRAISLAYAQEGANVIVNYAGNEKAANEVVEMIQNMGRKAVAVKGDVGQEADARKIVEACVQNFGSIHIIANNAGISKPAMLHKMSVEVWDEVVNVQMRGPWLTVKAASKYFMEQNYGRIINVTSVAGIVGTIGQINYSAAKGGIVSMTKSMARELAKFNVTANVISLGIVTTDMTEKISTDEKLKEIYVRRILLGRYAEPEDVAPAFVFFASDDSRYVTGQLLCVDGGYGMT